One genomic window of Halococcus salifodinae DSM 8989 includes the following:
- a CDS encoding glutamate-cysteine ligase family protein: protein MKIGIEAEYWVIDASGALCDGRALTIHDNVEPEFVAPLIEVHTPPLEDVDELRRSFGTTLRTVLDAAAADGKRLVPLGTPLASAASPPVTDRGQLLERIYGAGLAPATQCAGTHVHFDLDDATKQLTLLTALDPALALVSSSPWYAGRPRGHSSRAHAYRSLCGEAFVPLRDLWSYPSDLSEWERRIEASYDRFRTLAAERGVSEDELVTHFQPDDAIVAPVRLRRCPPTVEWRAPDTALPTETLRLVGDVARLVRRAADEPVEIGDPRVEPGRIVVPPFDELERLSQAAIEHGLGSSAVREYLERMGIDTRAYRPIATEIACDTSVTRADARRIRIAYAERFERDIEAITARSAIEGASEQRALVDGGRNTDTSSRKLP from the coding sequence ATGAAGATAGGAATCGAAGCCGAGTACTGGGTGATCGATGCGTCGGGAGCGCTGTGTGACGGGCGAGCGCTCACGATACACGACAACGTCGAACCCGAGTTCGTCGCCCCGCTGATCGAGGTGCACACGCCGCCGCTCGAAGATGTCGACGAGCTCCGGCGCTCGTTCGGGACGACGCTCCGGACGGTGCTCGATGCGGCCGCCGCCGACGGCAAGCGGCTCGTACCGCTCGGAACGCCGCTCGCCTCGGCGGCATCGCCGCCGGTCACCGATCGGGGGCAGCTCCTCGAACGGATCTACGGTGCGGGTCTCGCGCCCGCGACCCAGTGTGCCGGCACGCACGTCCACTTCGATCTCGACGACGCCACGAAACAGCTCACCCTCCTGACCGCGCTCGATCCCGCGCTCGCGCTGGTGAGTTCGTCGCCGTGGTACGCGGGGCGACCCCGAGGGCACTCCTCGCGTGCACACGCCTACCGGTCGCTGTGTGGCGAGGCGTTCGTCCCGTTGCGCGACCTCTGGTCGTACCCGTCCGATCTTTCCGAGTGGGAACGCCGGATCGAGGCGAGCTACGATCGGTTCCGGACGCTCGCGGCCGAGCGCGGCGTCAGCGAGGACGAGCTCGTGACTCACTTCCAGCCCGACGACGCGATCGTAGCCCCAGTCCGGCTGCGTCGGTGCCCACCGACCGTCGAGTGGCGTGCCCCCGACACGGCGCTGCCCACCGAAACGTTGCGCCTCGTGGGCGACGTCGCTCGCTTGGTCCGTCGCGCCGCGGACGAGCCGGTGGAGATCGGCGATCCGCGCGTCGAACCCGGTCGGATCGTCGTGCCGCCGTTCGACGAACTCGAACGGCTCTCGCAGGCGGCGATCGAGCACGGTCTCGGTTCGTCGGCGGTCCGTGAGTACCTCGAACGAATGGGGATCGACACGCGGGCCTACCGGCCGATCGCGACCGAAATCGCGTGCGACACGTCGGTGACACGGGCCGACGCGCGGCGCATCCGGATCGCGTACGCCGAGCGATTCGAACGCGACATCGAAGCGATCACGGCTCGCTCCGCCATTGAAGGGGCGAGCGAGCAACGAGCGCTCGTCGATGGCGGCCGGAACACGGACACCTCGAGTAGAAAGCTGCCGTAG
- a CDS encoding NYN domain-containing protein, producing the protein MLGKLREAVSSTGSREPAVGLFVDGPNVLRSEFDVDLDDIRAAAAAVGRPAVVRLYLDEHATPGLIQAAEARGFEVRITSGDVDVKLAVDATAAIGDLDTLAIASRDTDFKPVLEHAARRGLATLAIAPGSHGRSDALRNAAHEAVTLESDPTD; encoded by the coding sequence ATGCTCGGAAAGCTCCGAGAGGCGGTGTCGAGTACGGGGAGTCGCGAGCCGGCGGTCGGGCTGTTCGTCGACGGACCGAACGTCCTCCGGAGCGAGTTCGACGTGGATCTCGACGACATCCGCGCGGCTGCGGCGGCGGTCGGCCGGCCGGCTGTCGTGCGGCTCTATCTCGACGAACACGCCACGCCGGGACTGATCCAGGCTGCGGAAGCCCGCGGGTTCGAGGTCCGGATCACGAGCGGCGACGTCGACGTGAAGCTCGCGGTCGACGCGACCGCCGCGATCGGCGATCTCGACACTCTCGCGATCGCGTCGCGCGACACCGACTTCAAGCCCGTGCTCGAACACGCCGCCCGCCGTGGGCTGGCGACGCTCGCGATCGCGCCCGGGAGTCACGGTCGCTCGGACGCGCTCAGAAACGCCGCCCACGAAGCTGTCACGCTCGAATCCGACCCGACGGACTGA
- a CDS encoding S8 family peptidase, which yields MVEKPTPGRRSFLKAIGAGTLFGGLSGVASATPGRQPGPKKDEILVGVSASAADMEGAVTQAVPGNAEVVHRNEKLSYVAVKFPSQAADRAKENFIDAITKKDHIKYAEPNTTHEALYQPSDPRFGDQYAPKQVESDRAWDTTLGDSGVTIAVVDTGAQYDHPDLQANYKSNPGRDFADNDSDPYPDAPSSEYHGTHVSGCAAAVVDNGTGVAGQSNSSLINGRALDEGGSGSTADIADAIEWAADQGADIINLSLGGGGYTSTMKNAVSYATDNGSLVIAAAGNNGSSSVSYPAAYSECMAISAVDDNEQLASFSQYGENVELCAPGVDVLSTTTEARGSYERLSGTSMATPVTSGVAGLTLAKWNLTNQELRSHLKNTAEDIGLSANEQGSGQVDALAAVTTDPADGGGGGGGGGGGGETTSGSVDGSLSSYRDGDDYTWSWTYSSPSQVVVELDGPTNADFDLYVNTGTTRNASPNSYDYASRSTNSQETVTIDTPDDSAAMQINVDSYSGSGNYSLTITETQ from the coding sequence ATGGTTGAGAAACCCACTCCAGGTCGACGATCGTTCTTGAAAGCAATCGGTGCAGGAACACTGTTCGGCGGACTGAGCGGTGTTGCGTCCGCGACACCGGGTCGTCAGCCCGGCCCGAAGAAAGACGAGATCCTCGTCGGGGTGTCGGCGTCGGCAGCCGACATGGAAGGGGCGGTCACACAGGCCGTCCCCGGCAACGCGGAGGTCGTCCACCGAAACGAAAAGCTGAGCTACGTCGCGGTGAAGTTCCCGAGCCAGGCCGCCGATCGCGCGAAGGAGAACTTCATCGACGCGATCACGAAGAAAGATCACATCAAGTACGCCGAGCCGAACACGACCCACGAGGCGCTTTACCAGCCGAGCGATCCGCGCTTCGGCGACCAGTACGCACCGAAACAGGTCGAATCCGATCGGGCGTGGGACACCACGCTTGGCGACTCCGGGGTGACGATCGCGGTCGTCGACACGGGTGCGCAGTACGACCATCCCGACCTTCAGGCGAACTACAAGTCGAACCCCGGTCGGGACTTCGCCGACAACGACTCCGACCCGTATCCCGACGCCCCGAGCAGCGAGTACCACGGCACCCACGTCTCGGGCTGTGCGGCCGCCGTCGTCGACAACGGCACCGGAGTGGCTGGCCAGAGCAACTCCTCGCTCATCAACGGCCGTGCGCTCGACGAGGGGGGTTCGGGATCGACCGCGGATATCGCCGACGCCATCGAGTGGGCGGCCGACCAGGGGGCCGACATCATCAACCTCTCGCTCGGCGGTGGCGGGTACACGAGCACGATGAAAAACGCCGTGAGCTACGCGACCGACAACGGTTCGCTCGTGATCGCCGCCGCGGGCAACAACGGGTCGAGCTCGGTCAGCTACCCGGCAGCCTACAGCGAGTGCATGGCGATCTCCGCCGTCGACGACAACGAGCAATTGGCGAGCTTCAGCCAGTACGGCGAGAACGTCGAACTCTGTGCACCGGGCGTCGACGTCCTCTCGACCACCACCGAGGCCCGCGGCTCCTACGAGCGCCTCTCGGGCACGTCGATGGCGACCCCGGTGACCTCCGGCGTCGCCGGGCTCACGCTCGCGAAGTGGAACCTCACGAACCAGGAACTTCGATCGCACCTCAAAAACACCGCCGAGGACATCGGACTCTCGGCGAACGAGCAGGGTAGCGGCCAGGTCGACGCGCTCGCAGCCGTCACCACCGATCCAGCCGACGGCGGGGGCGGCGGTGGCGGTGGTGGTGGAGGCGGCGAGACCACGTCGGGCTCCGTCGACGGCAGCCTATCGAGCTACAGGGACGGCGACGACTACACGTGGTCGTGGACGTACTCCTCGCCGAGCCAGGTCGTCGTCGAACTCGATGGACCGACCAACGCCGACTTCGACCTCTACGTCAACACGGGTACGACCCGGAACGCCTCGCCGAACAGCTACGACTACGCCTCCCGGTCGACCAACAGCCAGGAGACGGTCACCATCGACACTCCCGACGACTCGGCGGCCATGCAGATCAACGTCGACTCGTACAGCGGCTCCGGTAACTACTCCCTGACGATCACCGAGACGCAGTAA
- a CDS encoding metal-dependent hydrolase codes for MVDVLGHLGMGLLWLAPAWYFIDDRRTAALFIGVGFWFGMLPDVDLVLSSFQGIHHHGVFHTVLAALVFAAILGPILGWLLKRLFGGTTWFSREAADHATALGVIAVGLPSLAHVFADMLSAPDTSTRIEPLWPLVDGPVVYMDVLFYQSFWATIGLFVLGLAANVAFYYWSDQNEGSRRTQPS; via the coding sequence ATGGTCGACGTTCTCGGTCATCTCGGGATGGGATTGCTCTGGCTTGCCCCGGCGTGGTACTTCATCGACGACCGGCGCACTGCGGCGTTGTTCATCGGCGTGGGATTCTGGTTCGGCATGTTGCCCGACGTCGATCTCGTGCTCTCTAGCTTCCAGGGTATCCATCACCACGGCGTGTTTCACACGGTGCTCGCTGCGCTGGTGTTCGCGGCGATCCTCGGGCCGATCCTCGGCTGGCTCCTCAAGCGACTGTTCGGTGGGACGACGTGGTTCTCCCGCGAGGCGGCGGACCACGCGACCGCGCTCGGCGTAATCGCCGTCGGTCTGCCGAGTCTCGCACACGTCTTCGCCGACATGCTTTCGGCACCCGACACCTCAACCCGGATCGAACCGCTCTGGCCGCTGGTCGATGGCCCGGTCGTCTACATGGACGTGCTGTTCTATCAGTCGTTCTGGGCGACGATCGGACTGTTCGTCCTCGGACTCGCGGCCAACGTCGCGTTCTACTACTGGAGCGACCAGAACGAAGGGAGCCGGCGCACACAGCCGTCCTGA
- a CDS encoding inositol monophosphatase family protein produces the protein MTDTEARADLVARAADAGARVALESFREELTVETKADKTDVVTQIDRDAQRRVVETIHEEYDDPVIGEEEGASKTIPEEGPAWVVDPIDGTNNFVRGLRIWGTSVASVVDGEPVAAATVLPALADTYLAGAERVTLNGDPVRVSSREDSDAFVVDPILLDDAADTAGVDVLAERFGDYRRLGCAQATLAAVASGSLDAAITTVRMHPWDTIAGAHMIHNAGGTVTDLDGEPWRHDSRGLVASNGAAHDEVLAAARRAAGE, from the coding sequence ATGACCGACACCGAGGCACGAGCCGATCTCGTGGCACGAGCGGCGGACGCGGGCGCGCGAGTCGCGCTCGAATCGTTCCGTGAGGAACTCACGGTCGAGACCAAGGCCGACAAGACCGACGTGGTGACCCAGATCGACCGCGACGCACAGCGTCGCGTCGTCGAGACCATCCACGAGGAGTACGACGACCCCGTTATCGGTGAAGAGGAAGGTGCATCGAAGACGATCCCCGAGGAGGGGCCGGCGTGGGTGGTCGACCCGATCGACGGGACGAACAACTTCGTCCGCGGACTCCGGATCTGGGGAACGAGTGTCGCGAGCGTCGTCGACGGCGAACCGGTCGCCGCAGCCACGGTCCTCCCGGCGCTTGCGGACACGTATCTCGCGGGCGCGGAGCGCGTCACGCTGAACGGTGACCCCGTTCGCGTGAGTTCGCGCGAGGACTCCGACGCGTTCGTGGTCGATCCGATCCTGCTCGACGACGCAGCGGACACCGCCGGAGTGGACGTGCTCGCCGAACGGTTCGGCGACTACCGCCGGCTCGGCTGCGCTCAGGCGACGCTCGCGGCGGTCGCCAGCGGGTCGCTCGACGCCGCGATCACCACCGTTCGGATGCACCCGTGGGACACGATCGCGGGCGCGCACATGATCCACAACGCCGGCGGTACCGTGACCGACCTCGATGGCGAGCCGTGGCGTCACGACAGCCGCGGACTGGTCGCTTCGAACGGCGCAGCGCACGACGAGGTGCTCGCGGCTGCACGGCGGGCGGCTGGGGAGTGA
- the gcvT gene encoding glycine cleavage system aminomethyltransferase GcvT yields MALREPPLAAAHDARGAQTTEFGGWAMPVEFDSIRTEHESVRESAGKFDVSHMGEIEVSGPDAAELLGRLTTNDVSAPDPGNAQYAMITDTEGTILDDTVIYRLPETHDADFLFVPNAGHDEEMEDRWTTHRDEWELDATVDNRTEEYAMFAVQGPDAVELVASAADDANATADADEPLADLGRFSATDATVADVDCLAARTGYTGEDGLELIVPWDGAEAVWEAFDCQPCGLGARDTLRIEAGFLLSGQDFHHEENPRNPFEADVGFAVDLDTEFVGRDALAQVAEPGPDERFVGFELETRGVPRHGYDITDSEGTTIGTVTSGTMSPTLSTPVGMGYVPTEYAEPGTAVSVRVRGEPKEARTRALPFLER; encoded by the coding sequence ATGGCACTTCGAGAACCGCCGCTGGCCGCGGCCCACGACGCCCGCGGCGCACAGACGACCGAGTTCGGCGGCTGGGCGATGCCCGTCGAGTTCGATTCGATCCGTACGGAACACGAGAGCGTCCGCGAGTCCGCCGGCAAGTTCGACGTCTCGCACATGGGCGAGATCGAAGTCTCGGGGCCGGATGCCGCTGAACTGCTCGGGCGGCTCACGACCAACGACGTGAGCGCGCCCGATCCCGGCAACGCACAGTACGCGATGATCACCGACACCGAGGGCACGATCCTCGACGACACGGTGATCTACCGACTGCCCGAAACCCACGACGCCGACTTTCTGTTCGTCCCGAACGCGGGCCACGACGAGGAAATGGAAGATCGCTGGACGACCCACCGCGACGAGTGGGAGCTCGACGCGACGGTCGACAACCGCACCGAGGAATACGCGATGTTCGCGGTCCAGGGCCCCGACGCGGTCGAACTCGTCGCAAGCGCGGCCGACGACGCGAATGCAACCGCCGACGCGGACGAACCGCTCGCCGACCTCGGGCGGTTTTCGGCGACCGACGCCACCGTTGCCGACGTCGACTGCCTCGCGGCGCGCACGGGCTACACCGGCGAGGACGGCCTCGAACTGATCGTTCCGTGGGATGGGGCCGAAGCGGTTTGGGAAGCGTTCGACTGCCAGCCGTGTGGGCTCGGCGCGCGCGACACCCTCCGGATCGAAGCGGGATTCCTGCTTTCGGGCCAGGACTTCCACCACGAGGAGAACCCCCGCAACCCCTTCGAGGCCGACGTCGGCTTCGCCGTCGATCTCGACACCGAGTTCGTCGGCCGCGACGCGCTCGCCCAGGTTGCAGAACCGGGCCCCGACGAGCGCTTCGTCGGGTTCGAACTCGAAACCCGTGGCGTGCCCCGCCACGGCTACGACATCACCGACTCCGAGGGGACGACCATCGGCACGGTCACGAGCGGAACGATGAGTCCCACCCTCTCGACCCCGGTCGGGATGGGGTACGTTCCGACCGAGTACGCGGAGCCAGGGACCGCGGTTTCGGTCCGCGTCCGGGGAGAGCCGAAAGAGGCACGTACCCGGGCGCTCCCATTCCTCGAACGATGA
- the gcvH gene encoding glycine cleavage system protein GcvH has protein sequence MSFEIPDELRYMESHEWADREDGTARIGISDFAQDELGDIVFVEFPEEGEEITHDEEFGVVESIKAVSDLYSPVSGTVTATNDALLDAPELVNDDPYGEGWMLEVDLDDADDLDDLLDADAYRNQIE, from the coding sequence ATGAGCTTCGAGATCCCCGACGAGTTGCGGTACATGGAGAGCCACGAGTGGGCCGACCGCGAGGACGGCACGGCACGCATCGGCATCTCCGACTTCGCCCAGGACGAACTCGGCGACATCGTGTTCGTGGAGTTCCCCGAGGAGGGCGAGGAAATCACCCACGACGAGGAGTTCGGCGTCGTCGAGTCCATCAAGGCAGTGTCCGATCTCTACTCGCCGGTTTCGGGTACCGTGACCGCGACCAACGACGCACTGCTCGACGCGCCCGAACTCGTCAACGACGACCCCTACGGCGAGGGATGGATGCTCGAAGTCGACCTCGACGACGCCGACGACCTCGACGACCTCCTCGACGCCGACGCGTACCGCAACCAGATCGAGTGA
- the gcvPA gene encoding aminomethyl-transferring glycine dehydrogenase subunit GcvPA, translating into MEGGSVSSDEHRENGRGSPFAPHTAAETTAMLDAVGVESEDHLFDIPEEIEFDGSFDIEPRSERAIREEIASMLGRNEDLVEFLGRGHYDHYVPSAVDHLADRSEFLTSYTQYQPEVAQGFLQALFEYQSMLVELTGLEVANCSMYDAATALGEAATLAVRVRATSGDRVLVPEQLHDGRRAVLDSYLAGTDAIVETYPMDDGIVDRDALADAIDEDCVMVYTENPTVRGTIEEGLGAIGELTDDHDALFCLGSDPVALSLLEEPASVGADVVIGDAALGLGAADGMGLGLFATREAFLRQVPGRLVGTGEDSEERRAYTLTLQTREQHIRRERATSNICTNQAWVALRAAMHVAWLGPDGLTDLAKESVTRANEVAERLDAIDGVTAPVHDRHHFREVVARTDREASALKEDLEAEGYAIHAIDDHLVQVCVTETNADRIDDLVAAVEAVA; encoded by the coding sequence GTGGAGGGCGGGTCCGTGAGTAGCGACGAGCACCGAGAGAACGGTCGCGGCAGCCCGTTCGCGCCGCATACGGCGGCCGAAACCACGGCGATGTTGGACGCGGTCGGCGTCGAGAGCGAGGACCACCTGTTCGACATTCCCGAGGAGATCGAGTTCGACGGGAGCTTCGACATCGAACCGCGGAGCGAGCGCGCGATCCGGGAGGAGATCGCGTCGATGCTCGGGCGTAACGAAGACCTCGTGGAGTTCCTCGGCCGGGGCCACTACGACCACTACGTCCCCTCGGCGGTCGACCACCTCGCCGACCGCTCGGAGTTTCTGACCTCCTACACCCAGTACCAGCCCGAGGTCGCCCAGGGGTTCCTCCAGGCGCTCTTCGAGTACCAGTCGATGCTGGTCGAACTCACCGGACTGGAGGTGGCGAACTGCTCGATGTACGACGCCGCGACCGCGCTCGGCGAGGCCGCGACGCTCGCGGTCCGAGTGCGCGCGACGAGCGGCGATCGCGTATTGGTCCCCGAACAGCTCCACGACGGCCGGCGCGCGGTGCTCGACAGCTACCTCGCCGGCACCGACGCCATCGTCGAAACCTACCCGATGGACGATGGGATCGTCGATCGTGACGCGCTCGCCGATGCGATCGACGAGGACTGCGTCATGGTCTACACCGAGAACCCTACCGTTCGCGGCACCATCGAGGAGGGTCTCGGGGCGATCGGCGAACTCACCGACGACCACGACGCACTCTTCTGTCTCGGTAGCGATCCCGTGGCGCTCTCCTTGCTCGAAGAGCCCGCGAGCGTGGGCGCCGACGTCGTGATCGGCGATGCCGCACTCGGGCTCGGCGCGGCCGATGGGATGGGACTCGGGCTGTTCGCCACTCGCGAGGCGTTCCTCCGCCAAGTCCCCGGACGGCTGGTGGGTACGGGCGAGGACAGCGAGGAGCGGCGGGCGTACACCCTCACGCTCCAGACCAGAGAACAGCACATCCGGCGCGAGCGCGCGACCTCCAATATCTGCACCAATCAGGCGTGGGTCGCGCTCCGGGCCGCGATGCACGTCGCGTGGCTCGGACCCGATGGACTAACTGATCTCGCGAAAGAGAGCGTCACGCGGGCGAACGAGGTCGCCGAGCGGCTCGACGCGATCGACGGCGTCACGGCCCCGGTCCACGACCGCCACCACTTCCGGGAGGTCGTCGCCCGCACCGATCGCGAGGCATCGGCCCTGAAAGAGGACCTCGAAGCCGAGGGGTACGCGATCCACGCGATCGACGATCACCTCGTGCAGGTCTGTGTGACTGAGACGAATGCCGACCGGATCGACGATCTCGTGGCGGCCGTGGAGGCGGTCGCATGA